From one Lycium barbarum isolate Lr01 chromosome 6, ASM1917538v2, whole genome shotgun sequence genomic stretch:
- the LOC132644024 gene encoding zinc finger A20 and AN1 domain-containing stress-associated protein 8-like, with translation MEHNETGCQPHPEGPILCINNCGFFGSAASMNMCSKCYKDMILKQEQSKLAASSIENLVNGSTSEKGPVVVGSVDVQPALLQTKSVAFSSPPSSSSGEAAESKVKEGPSRCSACKRKVGLTGFKCRCGNLYCGSHRYSDKHDCQFDYRSAARDAIAKANPVVNAEKLDKI, from the coding sequence ATGGAGCACAATGAGACAGGATGCCAACCCCATCCAGAAGGCCCTATTTTGTGCATTAACAACTGCGGTTTCTTTGGAAGTGCTGCAAGCATGAATATGTGCTCCAAGTGTTACAAGGACATGATTCTGAAACAGGAACAATCAAAGCTTGCAGCGTCGTCAATTGAAAACCTTGTAAATGGGTCAACAAGTGAGAAGGGGCCAGTTGTTGTTGGCTCTGTGGATGTGCAACCTGCTTTGCTGCAAACAAAATCTGTTGCTTTTTCATCACCTCCATCTTCAAGTTCTGGTGAGGCTGCTGAATCGAAGGTTAAGGAGGGTCCTAGCCGGTGCAGCGCTTGCAAGAGAAAGGTTGGTTTGACTGGATTCAAATGCCGCTGTGGTAACCTTTATTGTGGATCACACCGCTACTCAGACAAACATGACTGCCAGTTTGACTACCGCTCAGCTGCACGCGATGCTATAGCAAAGGCCAATCCTGTTGTTAACgcagaaaaacttgacaaaatcTAA